A genomic window from Phaeodactylum tricornutum CCAP 1055/1 PHATR_bd_35x35 genomic scaffold, whole genome shotgun sequence includes:
- a CDS encoding predicted protein has translation MRRRQYLSSSVFVLSLTVSTLFGFRPFSLQHRKVKQPRSWRTSSAEVGAQMSLLPTVTPPETIRPKGAESLPFRAENVWEKMALKIAKADEDPSQLTDFVQLVSILRVGFPALALAIVANLSYPPMSMALANVIDDSGVFAVISQDASQYIQNILTTSGLVFALLVGQTYYFMYQQQEKIYLALFQEVTIAKSLVEQVSLVCRGRETLYSRIMACIDRYVKEDLTRFNDKEPAELISARPCDDPLEDILYLTSVGEPSIIYQTVRSLRQARAFRLGALQRKLPALHMTLLWVLGGIVLCTFPLLGAGSQTIGGMRILIVQAWYLSFIVFGMALTLGVIYELQRPGEKGAYNARMVLTVMVAGLEEELAQRLNGDIGLVSSDGWHEPSIDGDGAFEEELLMPKEF, from the coding sequence ATGCGGCGGCGACAGTATCTCTCCTCATCTGTTTTCGTCCTTTCTCTAACCGTGTCGACATTGTTTGGCTTCCGGCCCTTCTCGTTGCAACACCGGAAAGTGAAGCAGCCAAGATCATGGCGAACAAGTTCAGCTGAGGTCGGCGCACAGATGTCGCTGTTGCCGACAGTCACTCCTCCCGAAACAATTAGGCCCAAGGGTGCCGAATCACTCCCCTTTCGAGCGGAGAACGTTTGGGAAAAGATGGCGTTAAAAATTGCAAAAGCGGACGAAGATCCATCGCAGCTAACAGACTTTGTCCAACTCGTTTCGATTCTACGCGTAGGCTTTCCAGCCCTCGCGCTGGCAATTGTTGCCAATCTTTCTTATCCTCCCATGTCTATGGCACTCGCAAACGTTATTGACGATTCCGGCGTTTTTGCGGTTATATCACAAGATGCTTCACAGTATATTCAGAATATTCTAACAACCTCAGGTCTTGTCTTTGCCCTTCTCGTCGGACAAACCTATTACTTTATGTACcagcagcaagaaaagaTCTATTTAGCTCTCTTTCAAGAGGTCACAATAGCGAAATCGCTCGTAGAACAAGTCAGTTTAGTTTGTCGGGGTCGAGAAACACTATACAGCCGTATCATGGCATGTATAGATCGCTACGTCAAGGAAGATTTGACGCGCTTCAACGATAAAGAGCCCGCTGAACTCATTAGCGCTCGACCCTGTGACGATCCACTCGAAGATATTCTGTACTTGACTAGTGTGGGCGAACCGTCCATTATCTATCAAACCGTGCGTTCTTTGCGCCAGGCACGTGCCTTTCGACTGGGGGCGTTACAACGCAAGTTGCCGGCATTGCACATGACCTTGCTGTGGGTATTGGGCGGGATTGTGCTATGCACGTTTCCATTATTGGGCGCTGGATCCCAGACCATTGGTGGAATGCGTATCCTGATAGTGCAAGCCTGGTATCTTTCGTTTATTGTGTTCGGCATGGCTTTGACGCTCGGTGTCATTTACGAGCTGCAGCGACCGGGTGAGAAGGGCGCCTACAATGCTCGTATGGTTTTGACCGTGATGGTGGCCGGCTTGGAGGAAGAATTGGCCCAGCGATTGAACGGGGACATTGGTTTGGTGTCATCGGATGGATGGCATGAACCTTCGATTGACGGGGATGGTGcctttgaagaagaattaTTGATGCCCAAAGAGTTTTGA
- a CDS encoding predicted protein, with protein sequence MSEHEDILCDADAAFTRLQVPPFVVEQFFYMISNDDGEVALQPLALFLDFQVSLGRMLVDERDEAVEHGRRVVLLPVDAVRVYWSNYRLPVRRTVVPNILAGIDTKGSDEISSLSGNGNGSGIAGLQAGDSKTNATNAGVAVQVANAKETKEEKSTDIEDVELSMEENSNTVLTSSVGSPMEESSGRLVRVSRAAVANAVVVDVAEEGSSMDKGTPNSVQMEDASSGSVGGANTSRTDNVVDAVAEEGSSMDEGTPNSVEMEDTSSVSVAHYQC encoded by the coding sequence ATGTCCGAACATGAAGATATCCTTTGTGACGCGGATGCTGCCTTTACTCGCTTGCAGGTTCCTCCATTTGTTGTTGAACAGTTCTTTTATATGAtcagcaacgacgacggcgaagtGGCTTTGCAGCCATTGGCACTTTTTCTTGATTTTCAGGTGTCCTTGGGACGAATGCTTGTGGACGAGCGCGACGAGGCAGTTGAACACGGGCGCAGGGTTGTGTTACTTCCCGTGGACGCAGTGCGTGTGTACTGGAGCAATTATCGCCTCCCTGTGCGACGCACTGTTGTGCCAAATATACTGGCAGGTATTGACACCAAGGGATCAGATGAGATCTCAAGTCTTTCTGGTAATGGCAATGGTAGTGGTATTGCTGGTTTGCAGGCTGGGGATAGCAAgacaaatgcaacaaatgCTGGCGTCGCAGTCCAGGTTGCCAATGCGAAGGAGACAAAGGAGGAAAAGAGCACTGACATTGAGGATGTTGAGCTATCCATGGAAGAGAATAGCAATACGGTATTGACAAGCAGTGTGGGATCCCCAATGGAGGAATCTAGTGGCAGATTGGTTCGGGTCTCCAGGGCTgcagttgcaaatgctgTTGTGGTTGATGTTGCAGAAGAGGGGTCCTCCATGGACAAAGGGACTCCAAACTCGGTGCAAATGGAAGACGCGAGCAGTGGTAGTGTGGGAGGAGCCAACACTAGTAGAACTGATAATGTTGTGGATGCTGTTGCAGAAGAGGGGTCCTCCATGGATGAAGGGACTCCAAACTCagtggaaatggaagacacAAGCAGTGTTAGTGTGGCTCACTACCAATGCTGA